tgtggacccttttgactcaactcaatttggccgataggtcaaatatgactcccgagcaacttgattcacatttggcaatgatacggaGTCTCCGAcaaacattggggatagggccGGAGaactagtcttccacgggggtattttttagcctttaattatgtattttttattttttaggattttaattatgtaatttttaatttttaggattttaagtttgtattttttattttttaggatttaattatgtaatttttatattttaatgtatttttagtaattgaagtatttaaattaaataatggaattgtgggacccttgagcatgtccttgcggaagagcatgaatgtaggtgttgtgctcttagggaagagcagagagtaaaaaagtaataaaagtgggtccgggtcCACATCCGTTCTcagatgtggatgctcttataacgTAATGTTTCATCCCAATCctataagaatatgcatttttgaTTGAGCATGTatattaatgtacaattgatacaataaaaataaaaaataattaaaatattgttagtgaagaataataaaataataaaaaaataattaaagtattattagagagaaaatagttttaaaatttaaaaaatatattcttataAAAGGGATTATAAAGAAAAAGGTACATATTTTTTAGAACGGATTGGAATATGTTCTTTAGATATATTAGCGTTACTGAAAATTGGGAGGACATTTGGACAAGAAGTGGAATGTCttctaattttatgtttttctgTAATGAAAGAAAAGTAGGTAGGCTAGGTATGAGATATGAGATTATGCAAACTTTCCCATTTAATTCAATATACCTAGGTATGAGATATGAGATTATGCAAACTTTCCCATTTAATTCAATAAGCTAAACATGGATAAGaatgctactccctccgtcccaatagaTATGAAATATTTGGTTTCTGTcacgggattttatgcagtgttgttttgtgagttaatgaagagagaataaagtaagagagaagaaaaagtagagagagagttattttcattttaggaaacgttttatttttagtgGGAAAAGTAGAAAGAGAGTTGTTTCTATTAtgggaaacgtttcatttttagcgggacaacccaaaaaggaaaacgttttatTTTAACGGGACGGAGTATTAGAAATATACTATATACTTATATATAGTCTTCAAATCATCAATAACTTGTGTGTATGGGTGAGAATTTTACAATGGTTATAACCAAAATTAGAGGTAAACATGTATCTATAAAAGAGGGATCGAATATTCGAAATTTAATTGATGGATGGAATATGCCTGAATAAATACGTCATTTTTTGAGGGTGGGGCCGGCCAAGAAAAATACTAGCAAGGTTTTTAATACCTTTTGAAAttagatatttaattttatgcatatcTATAACATAATAGTGAATAAGTTACAAGGTAAATCTCCTATTTTAATAACATGGTTATGTAcgtactactataatttaacTGAACTGGATGGAGTAACTTCATTCCAATTTTAAGAATTTCAATATGAACTAAGTCGTCAGTAGTAGTAATTGATAGAACTAATATAACTGAATTGAAGATAGTTGATTCAAATTACCTAGATTAGCCGGTCCTTAATTAATATTGCAAATATTACATGAGTGAAATATATCTTCAACTATTAGCTGGTATCCCAAATATTTTAGTTCGACCTTTTCCACCTTCAACTTGTATAAGGTTTTATAATTTATACGTGTTTatacttaaataattaataccAAATCAAAgagttataaataaattagagtTTTGTGTGAGATCCAACCACCTCAAACTGATTAAGTTTCAAATTTAACCATACTCAAACACCAACATAATTACAATCATGATATATATATGTAGTAATATTGAAACTTGGATTTGAATTCTAATAGATCTCATTACGGGACTATCTCACACAATTTTTTAGATattcaaaaatgaaaatttcatcaACAAATAAAAGCAAATACAATATAAAAAAGAGATAATCATAGTGAGATTTAGGTTTGACTTGGAAAGAAAAGCTTGAAAGGGCAAGTAATGCCAGATTGCAATACCTTGATCTTGGTAATTCTTGGAAGATATGAAAGAGCAATCAACATCTACAAAGTGGCCATCAACACCATAATAACTACtccaaaaatttaattttcaatattttccatAATTATTATTGACGTTTAGATTGTAATAATTTggtatataaaacaaaaataagcaGTTATGTTTAGAATATAAAAATCTTCTCTAGCAActtctaaaatttaaaaatgaatatGCATCATAGTTATTGTGTCTGCTATTAAATCACTAAATTGTTGTTTTCTATAATGAAATAAGTATCTCAATTTTGGGAAGAAAAAGCAGTGCCACAAAACTTATTTTTAGCagtaaaaataagataaaataattaatggcGGTAAACCATCTACACATACAAGGTGACTACTGTTCCATCATTCTCACAATAATTCcttctaaaaaataattttctcaTAATAAAATTGGTAATAAAACCAAAActgcaaagaaaaaaaaagaatatatcGACGCTAAATTGGTCAAATTGACAACCTTTTATAATCACCAGAATCAGTTAAATTCAAACGAGACACACGCAAAATATATTAGTAAAACaaagaaataagaaatgaaaaaattgcaCATAGGAATTTAGCTcgaaatcttaaaaaaaatctGACATCTTGCAACCGATGCTCTGGTTCCCTTTGGCGGAATCAGGGGGTCATTCATCATAATTCTTTTCTCACCTTCTTAAAAATTTCTGTCTTCCCCTATTTATTGTACATGCACATATCTAAATCTCTCTGTATGTGTATGTATACTTGGTGAAAAAGGCAATCTTGGGGCATTTGTAAAACGGGTTCTTGATTTGAGGGGGAAAACATCGATAAATactgtttttttttacttttatttttcaaaattatattttttctttgtgtTTTGGGTGATGGGAATGGCGGAAAAGGAAGGGAAAATGCAGGGGTGGTTGCATTTGATTCGTTACAATCGTATTGGGTTGCAGTATTCTCGTAAAAGATACTTCATTCTTGAAGATGACTGCCTTAACAGCTTCAAATCAATCCCCACTTCATACACAGAGGTCCCACTCTTTTTCCCAATTTCCATTCCAAACATGCACATATATGTTTGTGTTTTAGTGTATGTTTCTGTCTTTCTTGTTTTGGTATGTATGGGATTAATTGGTGGCACATGTTGAATGTCATTTGTGTATTCTGTTAATATGCATGCATGTGGTGTGTGTGAAGGAAGTAGCTAATTGAATGAATTTGCTTTCACTGTGATTACTATAGTTGAGTTTAAGGTGTTTGATTCCAATGGTCGATTGCTATAGTTGAGTTTAAGGTGCTTGATTACAATGGTATCTTTCCCCTTTTGTGGGGTTTGGGTTTTCTTGTGTATGTAGGCTTCATTTGATATTAGCAACAAGTGTTTACATCTTCGGTCATAGGTTTTTATGGAAAGAGTCTAGTGTTTGATCTTCGGATAAGTATGTTTATGTATCGATCGCTGCCCTTGTATCAGGAGCCTGTGCGAAGGGCAATAATAGACTCCTGCATTCGTGTTGTGGACAATGGAAGAGGGAGCCATCGTAGGAAAGTATGTGTCctaaaaacatttcattttgcCTATACTGATATGTTACCAAAAGGTACAGAATATGGTTTCTCCTTAGGCTTATATGATGTTTATCGTGCTGCAGTTATTTTTCATCTTCACGATATATAATACTGCAAATCATAAAGATCAGCTTAAGGTACAGTGTTATGGTTTTTATCCATCTAGTAGTTTATGAGGTGAATGATAACGAGAATTTCTAATTTTTGTAGCTTGGGGCAACTAGCTCAGAAGAAGCAGCTAGGTGGATCCATGCTTTGCAGGATGCTGCCGTTAAGACGGTAGATTTGGTGTCTTGCTCCAAACGAAAATATCAGCCTTTCAGGTGAGTATATTTGGGACTCATTGTGTATGATTATGCTAACATATGTAAATTCATATTCTGATCtgaagaatttaaaaaaatcaaattattgtGCTTTATTGTGGAATTTATCAACTTTGGCATAACAGCTTGAGTGTTTCGAAAAGAATGGCAAAAAGGTCTATTGATTGGACCTCAGCATCTTCGGTTCATGTGGAGGCAATGACCTCTGATGTAATAGCACCTTCACCATGGGAAATATTTGGCTGTCAAAATGGTAATGTTCCACTTTCTGCATTTGTTGATTAGTTGATGGTTGTTTCCGTAGATGTTTCATTCTCTAACAATGGCATGTTCAGGATTACGTCTCTTCAAAGAAGCTAAAAACAGAGACTCCAATGTTCGGGTAGATATTTTTTTCATCTCAACTTTAAAGTTGATTTTATGCCTAGACTCCTTACATTCTGAACTTGCTTTGATTCAGCGTTGGGACGACCATCCAGCCATAATGGCAGTTGGTGTCATCAACGGAACACCTGAAGCTGTTTTTCGCACAGTCATGGCTGTAGATGCCTCAAGGACAGAGTAAGTCTTGCACAATTTAACACACAACTGTCGAATTTTGTAGCTCACAGAGATTGAGAGCATGTTTTATCAATGTAAACACCGGACATGGTTTCAAAATTCAATGAtcaaataggctaagtgttactGGATTAATTTTCATCTATATTTGCAAATTTTGTGGAGTCCTAAGGTTTTCAGAAAAGTAGCATCCATTTAACATTTCAAGTGTGTGTTTGCAGGTGGGATTTTTGTTTCCACAAGGGTAGCGTGGTCGAGCAACTTGATGGGCATACGGATATAGTACACGTTCAACTATATAAGCATTGCCTACCTTGGTCAGACCCACGACTTAAACATAGAAATCCAATCAAGACAGACTGGAGTTGCTGACCACATGTTGTATTTTTGTTTGCAGGGCAATGAAGCGCCGTGACTTGCTGGTGCGACGCTACTGGAGGAGAGAAGATGATGGCACATATGGTACTTTTCTACCAGAATCTTTTTGTTCTAACTTTATAGATATGAAGCTAATTTTAGGATAATTGTGAAGTTTTTGTTGCTATTGCTGCAGTGATTCTCTACCATTCGGTGTTCCATAAAAAGTGTCAACGTCAAAATGGATTTGTCCGAGCCTACGTTAAAAGTAATGTATGCTTTGACTTGGAAGTTGTGAATTTAACCCTTTATATTGTCAGTATTAAAGATGTTCGTGTCTATTTGGGAAAGTGGTGGTTATTCCGAACAATGATGCCTTTCTTCTGGCATACTATATGGGTTGATCAAACTAGCAATGTCCCATTATTGTGTATTCATTGTATTCTTGTATGTTGTTAATGGTATAGGTGGTGGATACGTGATCATTCCTATGAATCGAGGCAAGAAATGTGTTGTAAGAAACATGCTTTCGGTTGATTGGAGGTGTTGGAAATCCTATCTCAGAAAAGCTTATTCGAGATCTGTCACTATCTGTATGGTTGGAACAGTTGCAGGTAGAGTGGGcatcttattttcttttttttggagaCTCCTTTTTTTTCAGATCCTCTTGATTGTTAGTTGTGTTTTATCAGCCTTAAGAGAAATGTACAAAACAAAAGAAGAAGGCAATATAGATATTGGTGTGCCCGAAATTGAAGAGGAGATCAATACAGAAGCTGGTTGCAAAAGGATCCAAAATGAAACAAACGAGGCGACGCCAGGATACATCTCCGGGACATCCAGCATCTCGGGACTGAATGATATAGGGGATGAATTTTTTGACGTTCCTGCGCCTTCGGACTACGAAGAAGGATGGCCTTCAAATACGAATTCAGATTCATGTTATGTGGTATTTTTAACTCTTGGATTCGAACCTCAGATTTAATTTATATCCATCTAAGTTCTACTGTGTTATATAGCTTCTGACAAGGACATTCTAACGCGAAAATTTCAGAACTCGTGCCAACCAAAATTATCCTCTACGGCTAACTTTGTGAAAAGGCTGCAAGATCTTGCAGGTTAGCCCCTTTAAGAAAACGAACAAAGATGAGGAGGCTTGTAATGAATGATTTGAAGTACTAGTATTACTTAAGACACTGTGTGTTTTTTCAGTCCCGAAAAAAGGTTACATTGGCTTGCAATCCGTTTCTTGGGGCGAAAGTTTATCATGCAGTTATGGCACAACACTTCCAAGAGATGCAAATCTCAAAGCGCCTTGTAGCTGCGCAGAAGCAGATCCTACCTCATTCCTTATCCGTGGAAAAACTTATCTGCACGACCAAAAAAAGGTTGCGTTTTATTTCTTCGTTTCTTTTAATGTCTTCTAATTATGTTGCACAATCTTTTATAGCACAATCACACTGCCTTGCTGCTCTGCTTCTTGAATATTGCAACTATAAATTCAGTAAGATTTTGTCACTTTCCGTTTCTAGATCAAGGCAAAAGGCACTTTGATGCAGTTGGTTGGAGCGGATTGGATCAAATCTAGCCAGCGTGAGGATGATCTCGCTGGCAGGAGTAATGGCATTGtctcggtctctctctctctctcgctctcttaTCTTTTTCGAAAAATATATCTGTATGTTATTTCTGATCATAGTTCAATGCAGAACTACGCGGCTGAGGGGAGACCAGACTTCTTTTTTGTGATTAATATACAGGTAATCATCCCACTAAATTTCACACATAACTTCAGAGCATTTGTGATGGTGGTGGCTGGCATCAGGTTCCGGGCACAACTACGTGCAGTTTGGCCCTATATTATATGCTAAAGATGCCCCTAAAAGAAACGCCTTTGTTGGCGCGATTCATCGATGGAGACAATGCTTTTAGAGATTCAAGATTCAAGCTGATTCCATACATTTCAAAGGTGCATTTGTATCTAATGGATGTTTTTACTTGCCAAAATACGCGTTGCCATAACATTTTTCAGGTGATTTTTCGCAGGGTTCTTGGATTGTAAGGCAGAGCGTAGGACGAAAGTCTTGTTTGGTAGGTCAAGCGCTTCAAATGAACTATTTTCGCGGAAAAAACTACTTGGAGGTAAACCCATGCAGTTCTCCAATTCCTTGTTATCAACTCATCTTCAATATGTGGTGTCTGACGTGTCAATATCCGCAGTTAGGGATTGACCTCGGGTCATCAACGGTGGCGAAGGGCGTGGTAGGCCTCGTTCTTGGATACCTCAACAATCTTGTCATAGAAATGGCATTTGTAATACAGGTATGCATCGATGGGTCGGGCCATTTTTGACAGCTCGGGTTACAAATGTCTTCAAAACAACGTCGTTGGATTGATTTCAGGGAGACTCAGCGGAGGAGCTTCCAGAGATTTTAGTCGGGACGTGTCGACTAAACCATCTAGATGCAGCAAAGGCAGTTTCTACTGATGCAATAGGCAGCAGCATAAGCTAAATGCTGCTGGTTTAAACACCATAAATTGATTCATGTAAAGTTTATTCTTTTTAGAGAGAATTACTTTAGGCTTAGATAGTTTGTCACCACTTATTTGATGGTGTGAGCAATGAGTTGCAACAATGC
This portion of the Salvia splendens isolate huo1 chromosome 10, SspV2, whole genome shotgun sequence genome encodes:
- the LOC121750868 gene encoding protein ENHANCED DISEASE RESISTANCE 2-like isoform X1, whose product is MGMAEKEGKMQGWLHLIRYNRIGLQYSRKRYFILEDDCLNSFKSIPTSYTEEPVRRAIIDSCIRVVDNGRGSHRRKLFFIFTIYNTANHKDQLKLGATSSEEAARWIHALQDAAVKTVDLVSCSKRKYQPFSLSVSKRMAKRSIDWTSASSVHVEAMTSDVIAPSPWEIFGCQNGLRLFKEAKNRDSNVRRWDDHPAIMAVGVINGTPEAVFRTVMAVDASRTEWDFCFHKGSVVEQLDGHTDIVHVQLYKHCLPWAMKRRDLLVRRYWRREDDGTYVILYHSVFHKKCQRQNGFVRAYVKSGGYVIIPMNRGKKCVVRNMLSVDWRCWKSYLRKAYSRSVTICMVGTVAALREMYKTKEEGNIDIGVPEIEEEINTEAGCKRIQNETNEATPGYISGTSSISGLNDIGDEFFDVPAPSDYEEGWPSNTNSDSCYVNSCQPKLSSTANFVKRLQDLAVPKKGYIGLQSVSWGESLSCSYGTTLPRDANLKAPCSCAEADPTSFLIRGKTYLHDQKKIKAKGTLMQLVGADWIKSSQREDDLAGRSNGIVSVSLSLSLSYLFRKIYLYVISDHSSMQNYAAEGRPDFFFVINIQVPGTTTCSLALYYMLKMPLKETPLLARFIDGDNAFRDSRFKLIPYISKGSWIVRQSVGRKSCLVGQALQMNYFRGKNYLELGIDLGSSTVAKGVVGLVLGYLNNLVIEMAFVIQGDSAEELPEILVGTCRLNHLDAAKAVSTDAIGSSIS
- the LOC121750868 gene encoding protein ENHANCED DISEASE RESISTANCE 2-like isoform X2, whose protein sequence is MGMAEKEGKMQGWLHLIRYNRIGLQYSRKRYFILEDDCLNSFKSIPTSYTEEPVRRAIIDSCIRVVDNGRGSHRRKLFFIFTIYNTANHKDQLKLGATSSEEAARWIHALQDAAVKTVDLVSCSKRKYQPFSLSVSKRMAKRSIDWTSASSVHVEAMTSDVIAPSPWEIFGCQNGLRLFKEAKNRDSNVRRWDDHPAIMAVGVINGTPEAVFRTVMAVDASRTEWDFCFHKGSVVEQLDGHTDIVHVQLYKHCLPWAMKRRDLLVRRYWRREDDGTYVILYHSVFHKKCQRQNGFVRAYVKSGGYVIIPMNRGKKCVVRNMLSVDWRCWKSYLRKAYSRSVTICMVGTVAALREMYKTKEEGNIDIGVPEIEEEINTEAGCKRIQNETNEATPGYISGTSSISGLNDIGDEFFDVPAPSDYEEGWPSNTNSDSCYVNSCQPKLSSTANFVKRLQDLAVPKKGYIGLQSVSWGESLSCSYGTTLPRDANLKAPCSCAEADPTSFLIRGKTYLHDQKKIKAKGTLMQLVGADWIKSSQREDDLAGRSNGIVSNYAAEGRPDFFFVINIQVPGTTTCSLALYYMLKMPLKETPLLARFIDGDNAFRDSRFKLIPYISKGSWIVRQSVGRKSCLVGQALQMNYFRGKNYLELGIDLGSSTVAKGVVGLVLGYLNNLVIEMAFVIQGDSAEELPEILVGTCRLNHLDAAKAVSTDAIGSSIS